CTCCCCTTCATTGGTCACATGGGGATCTGTACTTCTGCAGGCGTGATAAGAGACTTCGCTGGATCGTActtagtgtctgtgagtatatgcAGATCATGCATTATGACAGTAGGCCTACAGCTTTATGTGCATAAGCCTAATATTATTGGACCATCTGTTTTGTGATAGTTCCTCAACATTTCCCATCTTTCCTTTCAGGAAGATAATATGGCCTTTGGAAGACCAACAAAGTAAGTTGGCTTTGTTCGTTCAATGCTTGGAGCTAGGCCTGGCGTATTGTGCTCAAAATTGACATGCAGGCATTGCGGTTATGTGGTAAGGTATCTGCAGCATTGCTTGTCTCTTAACAGGTACTGGAAGCTTGATGTTGATAAGGTGTGTGGCACTGGCTCAGCTGCCTGGGACAAAGCGGTGCACGATGCATCGGAGGAGTACAAATGCAGGCCGGTATGAACATCGACAGTGTCATAATAAGACAGACAGGAAGGTCTAGTAGTGGAATTATATTTCTTTCCTAGGTTCTAATGAACATCTTCAGGTAAGGCCTATTGCAAAGGGTAAATATGTACATGTTTTGTACAGTAATTGTAAAGGCCCATTGGAGCGATAGTGACAAAAATGCCTAGAGTTAGACTTGACTAgccttcttcctctgtctcttgTAGCACAACCTCTGCTGTGATAACTGCCACTCCCACGTGGCCCGGGCCCTCAACCTCATGCGCTACGACAACAGAACGTCCTGGAACATGGTCAACCTATGCCTGCAGACTCTTATCCATGGCAGGCATGTCAGGTGAGATACCATGCAATCATGCAATGAAGAGGTACTCTACTTTATGTAACAGAGTATGCTCATTCCTGTCCTAACCAAGGCACGAACACAGAATCTTCTGTACAACAATACTTGCCACTCACAAAGCATCATTCTGACTGACcaatcactctgtgtg
The genomic region above belongs to Oncorhynchus mykiss isolate Arlee chromosome 3, USDA_OmykA_1.1, whole genome shotgun sequence and contains:
- the LOC110518231 gene encoding transmembrane protein 222; the protein is MAQEADIMINYHDGFEKLDRKNSRYPYCIVWTPIPILSWLLPFIGHMGICTSAGVIRDFAGSYLVSEDNMAFGRPTKYWKLDVDKVCGTGSAAWDKAVHDASEEYKCRPHNLCCDNCHSHVARALNLMRYDNRTSWNMVNLCLQTLIHGRHVSCVSFLKTWLPFLMLTGALVTFILTLNLH